DNA sequence from the Anguilla anguilla isolate fAngAng1 chromosome 4, fAngAng1.pri, whole genome shotgun sequence genome:
AAATGACCGTAAGTCGATTACACTCACATTAACCTTTTATATAAACTACTTTGGCCATCTAATTATGGCTCCAAGTATAGATTAAAAGATCTGGTAACAAACCGCAAAATAGGAAAGGGCCCAGTAAATGGTTTTGGGATGCTGAGAGTAGCTTTCATTGTAACGGTAATGAATTTCCCCTTAACATTTAGTTGATTGCTAGCTGCAAAGCCCACCAGAATCTCATCCCTAGGAGGTCATTGATAGAATCATGCATGCCTGCACTCTTTATTCTCTTTGGAGTGCTAAGGGATCTGGGATTGTAATCAGAAGGCTACAGTTTTGTGTCTAGATGGCACTCTATTACAGTTTGTTGTTGTAACTATAACAGGTATTTTAACTTGGAGCATGTCATATATGGACATTATAATTATTTGATTCGGTTTAAACCAGAAAGACACCATGTTACatccctgcctctgcttgcctgggtagtgcaggtggaggtagttgcCTGATTGCCTAATTacctgattgcctccacctgcctgtgagcCAACATAAGCCCAGcagtatgaggcaggggagatCTTTCTTTCGGGTTTCTTTTTGGGTGGTTTGTagttggctgtgtgtttgtggtttgtggtttgtggtttgtggtttgtggtttgtggtttgtggtttgtggtttgtggtttgtggtttgtggtttgtggtttgtggtttgCATAAGGTTCTTTGAGATCTTCTTTGGGGTTTCTTTTGTGTAGCTTGTGGTTTGCTTtgtggttttggtgtttgtATAGATCCTTTTTGTTTGGTAAACTTTGtgggttttcttttgttttagtttgtgttttagtttatttattctaATAAATGTCTGAGCTTTTAGATcagtttttggatttattttttttggtacattgGACTGGTTGTTGTGGCTTTTTCGAGCCGGCCGTAACACACCATAAaacagggatcagcaactcacggtcctcgagggccgagaactgctggttttccaccctccctttgcctgggagtcaggtgtgaagacagtctggccaatcagtagcactaattacccgggagaaaatacaaccagggctggatttagattcgagggccagagttgatgatccatGCCATAAAACATTATGTATAATAGTAACTCACAAATCCAGTCTCAgggaaaacaatacaaaatcaAATGGCTGGCTCTATTTTGATAATGCAAATACTGTTTTTATCACAGCATTATACTATACAGCAGTACAATCACACAGGGCATATCAGCATTTCATGTagattatattttacatttagatCACAAGGAAAGTGTATTACAGTGATATACAGATTATACAAATATTATTCTACCTGTAAGTGTGGGGAGGGCATGATTGCATTATGATCCGCCCTTCTGTATTTTCCCCTTTAACAAATCCCAGGTGGAGGTTGATATTCTGAGTGACCAGAAAGAAGCCTGTAGTCAGTGTGCTTTGGGTGTGAATTGCTCTGTTGCATTGCTGGATATTAATCCTTCCTGCTCATTCGTGTTTATTTATATCTCCCCTTAACACATGTACAAACAGGCAGAATAAAcaagtttataaataaaaatagttatgTATCCCAGTTCATCACATGGCTTTATACTTTAAATATTGCTAGACAAACACATATGGGATCTTTCAATTACGTtttcaacattttgaaaaatgcattagtgGGTTCTGGTGGACATAAAGAAGTGAAGCATTTTGTGCCAATATATTAAATTCTAAGATAAAACAATGTTTgactgtgatgtgatgtgaatCTACAAAAgagaataacatttttatttcaaaatattaagctGTTTTAATTTCCCTAAAAGAAATTTCAATGaagataatgaaataaatgtagagATGTCTTGTGAAAGGCAGCAAAAATATTATCCTTCATGGTACTATACtttctgaaatgcaaaacatttcagccatttgAAATATTGATGTTTACCCAATTTTCTTTATGGGTAATCCATAGAAGATTATTTCAAAAACAGCCATGCTTACACCAGGGCAATATTCATCATTcttgtaaaaacacattattatgatATAGTAATGAATCAAAAATGTACTCTATAGTTGACACtcaagtgaatttttttttttaattaatttttttacccactttaaatatattttctcctTTAAAAATCATACAGTAGCTCTCACAGTCTTAATCATCTCAGCATTAACCCAGTGAAAAGATAGGTCAGCAAAGTGAAACTGTTGCTGTTTATTAAGCCAGATCTCAAATTATGAATGCAGTACTGATTGCATCACTGAGAGACGGGCTCTCAGTCCATCGAAACACCTCATAATTTGTACCTTATTCTACAGCAGGGTCAGGCTAAAGTATAATATTGACCCAAGGATAGGGTGCTTTCATTAGCTGAAAGAAAAGAGGATATATTGGATAATACTCAGATGATGTGTGTGAAACCAAACATCAAACCATATTGTCTTtttgcacacaaatgcatttggTGGCCATAATATGTctgataaaatatgtaattccTCATTCCTGTGGAATTAAGTTTTCTGTTACAGACCATTAGTCATAACAATAGCATCATCCTCACGATGACATGGCAACTGTGTATCACCCTGTCATATGTACCTTATAGGTTTGGAAGCCTTTGAACTTCATCCAGTCTTCAGTTATGTAGATTAATTCATCACTAAGGGGACAAGGATATTTGAAGGTTCAAGACACATCTCAATGCACAGTGCCTGCATCCAGCCTGCAGTAATTACTTAAATACTATGCCTGTAGTGTACTAGGTTTAATCCTGTAGTGTACTAGGTTTAATCCTTAATGACCATGTTCATGCTTACTCTTGGCCTTGGGTATTAGTGAGATTTTATTGCCCTTGATGTGCATGGATGTTTTGATGAAAACTAAATTGCATGGCTGCCTGCTGTGTCACAGATGTGCTGTAGTTTAAGCTAAGGTTTCTTTTTAACTGAGATTAGATTAAAAAAAGTATCTTTACTTAAACATGTTTCCCCTTTTAACATGAAGTGTTAACAACTATAATCCAGATAATGTGGTGTGATTTCTCATTTGACAGATGGCCAATTTAACTGACATGTGGTCCACACTTGATTTGCTTCTGGCTGTGGATAAACTCCACATCCCAGAAAATTTGTTTGATGAGAAAGTTTCTTTTATGAAAAGGATATGATCACCATCTCCATAATGATCTTGTCACATAATGATCACAATCACAGAAGTCTTTTGTAACGTGTACACCCAGGCCTTTTTTCAATGTTATCATCtactgtagttgtagttggcaCCCATGCTTGCTCTTAAACATGTAGGCTTTTGATGCATCTATAAAACATTTATAGACACTGATGAAACTGCATTTGGTCTTTGCTGACCAGAAATATTAGCAGACCTGAAGATTTCTTACTTTCTGCCACCTCATTGtacctcattcacaaaacatgcgtaTGATCAAATTTGATTGTCAACTGAGCTTATGAACATTAGCACAAACATTTcctcattcatctttttttttcttatctgaattTGTTCTTCGGTGCGATCAAAATCTATATGTGTTTCaaaacatccagaagatgatTCTATTTAGAATGTGTTATTATTCATGCAAAGTCATTTTAAGTCATTACCAACCTCATGCTAACAAATGTTTATCAATACAAATCTTATATTAATATGGTACTGATTTTAACTACATGAATAACCTCTAATTTTTCCACTAGCTTTTGATTTCTATTTCAGTTtagctttattttgtttttagagcAGGTTTGGtggttttagtttatttatttatttatttatttatatttcaacatttttcccTCACACACTTTTCATCagagttttattttacaataacaacCTTGCTGAGAATGCATgcaattcattttgtttattgataGAATGATTTATGATGATTGATAATGATCTATTTATCTAAAGACCCACAAATGCATAGCGTTACCAAACCGAACACTTAGCAATTGCACATTTGTTGCCTTTAGATTACTTGGCTAATTGTGCCTTGGGGAGCATGCATGCCTTTAGGGACTGCGCATACACATGGTGCAGACACGTCTGCAGAGAGCGATGAATGGCTGATGTTTGCACACAACCCTGAAGACGGCATGCCTGTTGTtggattgctagggtgtttcccCATGCAAATCACCAAGAACAGGCATGCATATTCAATTTATGAACAAATGGCATTCGTCTTCTGATACTCTTGGGATATGTTTCATGTTTGATGAATCCCAtgttggtttttcataggaacttTTTATTAAGAAGAATTTAAGAaacgttttgtgaatgaggcccattgactAAATGTTCTCAAAAATTCTTATGCACAGTTGGTGGGGTGATTATTTACTGATGTAGGCAAACATTGATGTATCCTGAATGGTTTTATTGTTATTCAAGTGCGGTGCGCAACTTCTATTGTGTACGTAGGTATGGACAGTTAATCTATTCCTGATTATTATATGGTCTTTTTCCAGGAGGAAATTATGCCAGACAGTGACCCAGACGACGAGGGGACCAAAATAAGTGTAGGTCTCTCATGTTTGAACGGGGTGATATTCATCAAAAGCATGCCCTAATGCATTCTGTCATTGgcattgttaaaatataaaaagcagtCCTTCACAGAAGACCGTGTGCTTAATAGTCTATTGTTGTCATTGCAGACAGTCAAGGTGCAGGGAAACGACATATCCCACAAACTGCAGATATCTAAAGTCGCGAAAAGCGACGAGGGCCTATACGAGTGCAGAGTCACAGACGCCAACTACGGGGAGCTGCGGGAGTACAAAGTCCAGGCGTTCCTTCAGGTGAACGCCACCGCCCGCCCGCGCAACAAAGCTGCCAAGAAGACGACGCCTTTGCACCTGACCGACAAAAAGCCGAGGAAAAGCACCTCGGCCGTGGTGCAGGACAGTGGAAAGGGCTCCGACCAGCACTCTACCTCCAATTCCCAGGCAACTCCGTCCAAAACGTCAAAACACAGCCCCGGTTCAGGTGAGAGCCGTCCTTTGCACTTGTCACgttgccatgtttttttttttttttttgtgaattttattgTAAGTGGTGAAAAGAAAACTGATATAATCTTACATAAAGAAATCAAAAAGTCTCTTCCATGAAGTTTTCTGGTTTACTAATTAACCCCCCTTGTGTATAATTTAAAAGTAGGGTAGGGGCAGAGAATagagaacattaaaaaattgGTGAGCAAAAATTAATACTACAGTTCGGGTGTTTTGCAAGTTGTTTGGgatcacagaaaacagacaagaaAATAATTACAGCCAAAgctaatttgaataatttaagaatgaataatacattttcctgTGAATTACATAGTTATATTCAAAGCCATTCAGTATTTGCTGACTCATTTTTAAAGACTAAGAGGCAGACTCCAAGCAATCTACATAAATAATGGTGTTTTACTGCTATAGGGAAGTGTTTGATTGAATACATGTCTTGTGAATTGGGTGCAGTTTAGCTTTGAAACTGCAAACTGACAAAACCTTAGAACAAGTTGTACATCACTGTTACCAAGATATTTTCGATAGCGACTCTTTAGGTGATAAGTACGACTGCTGGGGATGCGGTTCAACAAAAGTTCACCATTATTCAAAAGATTATCGCATAACATGTGTCATATGCCCACTCCTCCTCTTCTTGTTCCTCAGCACTGCAGAGTAGAGATGGAATAACAGTGTTGTAACAGGGATTTACTATAACTTGTAACAATGATATGCTGTTGTATAATTGGCCTTCATCCAGTGCCTTTACTTCACAAACATATTACTAACTAAAGATCAGATTTACCATGTAGATTTCACATTCTATATCCGAATGCTTGAAAAGGCAATAACATCAAAAGCAAgtagtaaaaatgtaaatgtccaTAGTGTGGATTGAGATAATGGTTCAAAGCATCATAAAATCTACTTTGACACATCAATCTTATAATAAAAACTGACGGGAATAAAAGGAGTAAAAACGTGTTAGTGTAAGCACTTCATTAACAAGCTGGCCAAATCAACGTAACATGGCTGCACGATAATCAAAGTTCTTCTCAGCATGACAAATTGCAAGCTAGACCTGACAAAACAGTGATGTCAGTGACCATCAAACTAAAATATCAAGCTAGAGATAATGGACTCATTACTTAATTAATATAAACATGTTATGATAtcaaaaactttaaaatgttgcatggGAGTTACTTCTTAGACTTGAAATTACCAATGCATAAACTTTGACAATGACATGAACAGTTAACAGTTAACAGTTAAGTTAATAATATCAtcctttgatattatttatataacttccctctcccccccaaaaaagttccccACATCCCCCATTTGACAGGAAgccacatatactgtatatcacatACAGAAAAAAGTATGGCTATATGATAAATTCAGTCActctctgtttttattgtagAAAGTGGGCTGTCTGGCTATTGCCTTACACAAATGGGCTGCAAACCAGAGCAGgaccatattttttttatttactctgtaagagttgatttaacacttttTAATGTGTACTGAATAGCCTGTCTGAATAGACAGTCTGTCTTTGACCAGCAAAATCAACGTAACATGGCTGCATCATAATCAAAGTTCTTCTCAGCATGAAGCTAAAAGCTAAACCAGGCAAAACAGTGACGTTGGTGACCATCAAATCAGAAGAGACAAGGGACTCATTACTCATTACTGCCTAGGGGTGGGGCCCTCTGGGCATTGTTGCTGCACTGACTCCACCAACCCAACAataaaattattcatattttagctctgttctactttttttttttttgtactgactCTTTGCAGAATTTTATGAGTGGAGGTCACAGTTGCATAATGAATCCAACGGCGCGTAGACTTTAGGGAGCGTTATAGCCATTAAAGCCTACAGTCAGAACCATGGTTTGGCTTGCGTTCTACCTTGTTAAATAAATGGCTGCATCATACAAATTGGTTCATCatgagaaatgtttaaaaaaaatatttgaatcattATTGCTGAGTTCAGACTTCTTGGTAGGACTTTGTAGCTcgttgcaatttttttttttttcatattcattctAAATAATTGTAGTGCATGTATTTACTCGTTTCTCTCACTAACTTTGGATTGAACTAATTTTAGCATatgattattataaatattgctCCTTTTCAAGTAAATAGTCATACAGTCCCTCAAAAGGCACTGAATTTTAATAATAGAAAATGGGAATTTACACAATATAGAGCAATATTCTAAagggttgcattttttttaaaaacagtgttattgtttaaaaaaaaaactgtgcataATGATATTACTGTGATAAAACAAACTTACAAACTGATTAATAACTGAAGCTATAGACAGATATGTAATGTGTTAGATTGTCAATATCTATATATCTTGGATGTGTTCTAGAAATTTTTATTCTGGATGCTTGATTTTTATAGTTTTACAAGATATTGTAATGCTGTATTCAATGCTGTAGTACTCAGAGGTTCTATAACATAGCTCATGAATCTTGAATCCAGAAATATTAGGATGTTAATACACTCTATGCAGCAGGCCACTGTATAATCTGAAATAAGCAAATAATGAATCCTTGTATTATATCACCATTGGTTAGTTAAACAAACCTGTCAGAAGAGTACTTAAACACGGGCGAGTGCTGTGAAGCAAACGTAACTGCTGCTATTGTTGAGTCCCACAGGGGCCCGGCCAGACAAAGCCTGCTGTTgtgattcatttgaaatatcCTGCGGCTAATAACATCATAAAGGCTGTCAGACGCCATTTGAATAGTTCTGTTCCACTGGTGGAAAATAACTCCGCTCACAATCCGCACTGCATTATGCACGCTCCCCCTTGTATTAACAATGTAAAGTGGGCCAGGTGTGTTCCATTTTCTTTCGCGAGTGCAAAGAATTTGTTAACAAGGTCTACCCATGTTAATTTTGAAGCCACCTGTTTTCAACAAAATTACAGACTAAATATTAGTAACTTTGCGAAGTCTCACAACTGAAACCTCTTTCACATCTGTCACTTTATCGTGAAGACCAAGGAAGAAGTTGTTGGGTGGCAAACATCCTGAGAAGTTATTTGCAAAGTTTTGAACCTCCCTGTAAGCTCCATTGATTCCATtgtataaaaaaagttttaaaaaatcatcctGTTCTACCAACCAAATTGACCAACCAGGCAAAAAGGGCAGGTGTCAGAGAATTCAATCAGGGGCCCGCTACAACATTGACTGAGCGCAGAGCTCATTGTCTACAATGGGAGAAACAATGAGAGTTCAACAATCTCTTTAGAACTCAACTGGTATGTACTATTCGGGGGTGTGGCTACGGAAGGCACTTCTGTGAAAGACCAACATTAAGTCTCACCTGAAGTTTTCCAGAAGACATGTAGCAGGCCCTGACACCTTGCTGAATAAGATCTGTGGTCTGATTTCTATGTTTGGTGAAAATGAAACACTATCGAGGAAACACCTACCGTCAAGCATGGTggtaaaaaattaattaaaattaaatagaaGAACAGCATATTTTTCGTTTTGCTTTGTATACAAGATAATAAAAGGCAACTCCCTTGCTTGCCAGGTTTCTAGGTAATCACAGTCTCTAGAAGGTGATGTGCTCACTTGAGTGTAGTTTTAACAAAACAGTGAGCAGACATTCTCTGCTGTCATGGCAGAGGCTAATTGAACCAAAGCCCTGTGTTGGTTGAAAGTGACAGAAAGCAGTCTGGTATTAGTTTGAGCACATTATCAACAGTGTTCTGTACCTTTTATGtagcatttgaaaaatgtttcattagtACATCGTAACATTACATGAAGATTTAAACTTCGCCTTTTGTTGAAAAGATAAATCATACTTAATCATACAGTATCTCCTATAAATTGAGGTTACTGTTCATTTAAATCTGTGAAACAGCTGTGATATACATCGGTTTTACAGATTAAAAtgatatatactgtaaaactgattttttaaatagaattaaACCAAATTTCAGTGACTAATGAGTCAGTTTGCTATAGATGTTTCCAGTCTTTTTCAGTTAAGGCAGAGGTGCTCAATTCTTACAGCCCCTCAATGTATACATCCTCTCcacaaaactaaaactaaataatataaaaatgcaagaGTCATAGCAGTTTAATTATATTCTGACCCTTTAAAGTGTGAGATCATAAatatatgattagaatgttttgaactgaacattctaatactgatgtatttttttatttttgtttggggggggaggactTTACTGAGTGAGTCCAATCCAATGAATGACTGTGGTGGAACAACAGGGCTGTGAGCACATACATATCCATATAGGTGtattaataatgacaaaatggtttatatatttatagcaTAGAGATATCCAGTATTGAATGGGGGCACCTTTTTGCCTTGGGCAAGGTAACAAATTTCAAAGTACAGTATACCATCGCAACGGCAATATTTCATTCTCATAAAACACATGGTGTAAAAATACCATTTGTAATTGCACTTCTTATCCTACTCCTGCCTCTGCAAGATGTCATGATCCCTTTCCAGAAGGCTTGTTTTCATACCTGGTCGCTGTGTACTTGTGCCAACCAAATGCTTCCGTTTACATTCAATTATTAACACAAAGCTGCAGATTTCGTTTCATGTGATCAATTATCCTTCAACTGAAATATAACAGGGGTCAGGTTTGCTAGAGTGATTATGTACTTGCTGTGTAagaatatgaacaaaagtacATCCCTGCAAAATCAATGCACACACTGGCCAGCATTAATAATTGATGCCAGCAGTGCTacctttaaatgtgtttttgaaatgtgttttactaCAAATGAGCCAGAGCAAGTAACCTTCACATTTCTAAAGAACATTAATTATTCCAGTTCTACACACGCTCATTATTTCTTGGTTTCCTTTATGAGGCTATACCAAATTTCCACCCAGATTTtggaatgcacatttttatatacatttagtGTTCATTTTAGTACTTGCATATAATGCATTTGCTTAAATTATGTATTCTTCACAAGTTAAGGACCGAGTATCACAGTGCTACTGACTCTGGGCCTGTGCTAGCCTGGGTCTGGAGTCACCCTCAAAGATAATTATTCCTCATGATGGTTATTCTCCATCCTGATTCCCTCATCTAAGGTGATGGCAGCCCCTCTGTGGTGTTCTTGCTCGCTTGATCAGCCAAGGCCAAATTAAACCTGACAGGGAGGAACGCCAGGTCACACGCATCCATTTTTTTAGATATTGAGCTTGGCCGAACGAAACTGTCCCCAGACGATTCTCCTCTGAGAACATTGCTGTGCTTATTCTGATGGAAAATCTAGTAAATGTCACTGTGATTTagtgaatttttcattttccattccCTGAATGTTACTTTCTATTGTAGCGATACATTCCTGCAGGCCTTTTTTTCACGCTTTCTGTctccacagacacaaaaacaagttCATTAGAGAATCTGATTTCTTCATGATGTTTTGGACCTTGTAGCTCATTTAATTTAAGTGTTCAAAGGGACTTTTGAAAAGATGTATGATATCCATACCCTAGTATTCTGCAGTGTTACATAGAGCTAATTAAAAGTAGACAGCACTGATCAATGATTCAAACCCTACTTTTCTTCAAGGCATGCATCGAATCTGCTTTGGTAACTGTCCTCATGATAGTCTTTAATCATTTTCTGACTGAAGTTTCTGAAggaatttatttctttaacatCTAATTTCCAAGAGAACAGATACATtcttattgtttaaaaaatgtatcaataataataataataataataaattatgtatttatttatgaattaattaattaacactaaacactgcactggggggggggggggtattataGCCTTATGATCAGTTGTATTACAGATCATAAGGCTATAATAACACAATTTATCTTAGTAAGACACATTCCAATCTTAAGAAATGCATGAAACTTTAATAATCCACTTAGTtgcaactgaaatatttttgaattgttCTTCCAGACTTTATATAGaaaattcagacaaaaaaaaatcagtttgatgaattaaatggaaattgtccatgaatgaaaatataaatagctCCCTTTGGAGGGTGTGTAGTGTGGAGTAGATATTGCTAATGCATCCTGAATAATCCAGGGGAACATTTTACTAGGCAGACTGCTAGAATATACACAATGTATATTATGTGAATTGAATAAGGACGTATAACCAGCTGTTGAAATTTGCAAGATGAGTGAATTTCTTCTAACTTCTTCCACAGGTACGAGGATAGCTACAAGCCATGGACTTGCTGCCCTTCTTCTTGTATGTGGCTTTGTGAGGGGTGCTGTACTATAGTTTCAAGTGCTGACTTTTTCCAATACCACTTTCTCTTCTTAAAGCCGAGAGAAAATTGCCTGCT
Encoded proteins:
- the vstm2a gene encoding V-set and transmembrane domain-containing protein 2A, with product MMWTFHDCVGFVFVSSFCIQIGFSFEGKFTDLPSNITAKEGQNIEMACAFQSGTSSVYLEIQWWFIRAPEEQNTSEEDTGTQEEIMPDSDPDDEGTKISTVKVQGNDISHKLQISKVAKSDEGLYECRVTDANYGELREYKVQAFLQVNATARPRNKAAKKTTPLHLTDKKPRKSTSAVVQDSGKGSDQHSTSNSQATPSKTSKHSPGSGTRIATSHGLAALLLVCGFVRGAVL